A genomic stretch from Fusarium musae strain F31 chromosome 9, whole genome shotgun sequence includes:
- the GDH1 gene encoding glutamate dehydrogenase (NADP(+)) gdh1 (EggNog:ENOG41~BUSCO:EOG09260E8K): MASITESPTNMLPSQTFPDYTDPYQESNMTAISANPVANVKAVEASRGPSPQPTHFSVPLQNGNGGNGHRILRSATVGYIAPEFTGKPEQKKTVKSIISAAGFVPEPQIDEQIEWFYEKLGIDDVYFELETPDVISSHITSLYAAKVASFAREDKQEEIRLDMEANDHAIYIDTSVAGKTNTAGPRYEERLEAKYIDHPGSSKYRVETFRSPAVVSPSSKATLRCYFVYQCQFATPPEHTDPKETNLELIADNGFLRKATDNTKQIYQDIIELAVNRAGPVIEVFDIENTDEKRMVVAFRARTAQGLFSALSDLYHYYGVTSSRKYLEQFSNGITVMSVYLRPASDAVESSGQFPSLEESIDQISKEVSLLYCLPHNKFHNLFLDGQLSLQESVYAHSAWVFVQHFLNRLGPEYSTLAELLDVKNNAQQALLSNLKRRLRSETFTPEYIYEIIQNYPGLVRALYASFANIHLVKDQEDPVKVVSSSLSVEVLSDDALKDKIAKNVNNEHDEMVLTAFRVFNNAILKTNYFTPTKVALSFRLDPSFLPEVEYPKPLYGMFLVISSESRGFHLRFKDISRGGIRIVKSRNKEAYGINARSIFDENYGLASTQQRKNKDIPEGGSKGVILLDPKQQNRAREAFEKYIDSILDLLLPAETPGIKNPIVDLYGKEEIIFMGPDENTAELVDWATEHARSRGAPWWKSFFTGKSPKLGGIPHDTYGMTTLSVREYVKGIYRKLELDPSAIRKMQTGGPDGDLGSNEIKLGNEKYTAIVDGSGVLADPNGLDRDELLRLANGRKMIIEYDVSKLSPEGYRVLCDDVNITLPNGEVINNGTSFRNTFHLRDTGSVDCFVPCGGRPASIDLISVNRLIKDGKCIIPYLVEGANLFITQEAKLRLEAAGCILYKDASANKGGVTSSSLEVLASLSFDDEGFVENMCHNAQGEAPQFYQDYVKQVQLKIQENARLEFEAIWREHEQTGTPRSILSDKLSVAITDLDEKLQHSDLWDNEKIRRSVLQDALPRLLLEKIGLDTLIARIPDSYLRSIFGSYLASRFVYEFGSSPSQFAFYDFMSKRMAQIAN; encoded by the exons ATGGCGTCTATAACAGAATCGCCCACTAACATGCTGCCCTCTCAGACTTTCCCTGATTACACAGATCCATATCAGGAATCCAACATGACTGCCATCTCCGCCAACCCCGTGGCTAACGTCAAGGCCGTTGAGGCCAGCCGTGGTCCTTCTCCCCAGCCTACTCACTTCTCCGTCCCTCTGCAAAATGGCAATGGCGGCAATGGCCACCGCATTCTGCGATCTGCCACCGTTGGCTACATTGCCCCCGAGTTCACTGGCAAGcctgagcagaagaagactgTGAAGTCTATCATCTCAGCTGCTGGTTTCGTCCCTGAGCCCCAAATTGATGAGCAGATCGAGTGGTTCTACGAGAAGCTTGGCATCGATGATGTCTACTTCGAGCTTGAGACCCCCGATGTCATCTCCAGCCACATCACTTCTCTGTATGCCGCTAAGGTCGCTTCCTTCGCTCGCGAGGATAAGCAGGAGGAGATTCGACTGGACATGGAGGCCAACGACCATGCCATCTACATTGACACCAGCGTTGCTGGCAAGACCAACACTGCTGGTCCCCGCTATGAGGAACGCCTTGAGGCCAAGTACATTGATCACCCCGGCTCCAGCAAGTACCGCGTTGAGACTTTCCGATCTCCCGCTGTTGTGAGCCCCAGCTCCAAGGCCACTCTCCGATGTTACTTCGTCTACCAGTGCCAGTTTGCTACTCCTCCTGAGCACACCGACCCCAAGGAGACCAACCTCGAGCTCATTGCCGACAACGGTTTCCTCCGCAAGGCCACTGACAACACCAAGCAAATCTACCAGGACATCATTGAGCTCGCCGTTAACCGAGCTGGTCCTGTCATTGAGGTCTTCGATATTGAGAACACCGACGAGAAGCGAATGGTCGTTGCCTTCCGCGCTCGCACTGCCCAGGGTCTTTTCTCTGCCCTCAGTGACCTTTACCACTACTATGGCGTCACCTCATCTCGAAAGTACCTCGAGCAGTTCTCCAACGGTATTACCGTCATGAGTGTCTATCTCCGACCTGCTTCTGACGCCGTCGAGAGCAGTGGACAGTTCCCATCTCTTGAGGAGTCCATTGACCAGATCTCCAAGGAGGTTTCTCTCCTCTACTGTCTTCCCCACAACAAGTTCCACAACCTTTTCCTTGATGGACAGCTCAGTCTTCAGGAATCCGTCTACGCCCACTCCGCTTGGGTCTTCGTTCAGCACTTCCTGAACCGACTGGGACCAGAGTACTCTACTCTTGCCGAGCTTCTGGATGTTAAGAACAACGCTCAGCAGGCTCTCCTTTCTAACCTGAAGCGCCGTCTCCGTTCCGAGACCTTTACCCCTGAGTATATCTATGAGATTATTCAGAACTACCCCGGTCTCGTTCGTGCTCTTTATGCTTCTTTCGCCAACATCCACCTTGTTAAGGACCAGGAGGACCCCGTGAAGGTCGTCTCCTCCAGCCTGTCCGTCGAGGTTCTTTCCGACGACgctctcaaggacaagatcgCCAAGAACGTCAACAACGAGCACGATGAGATGGTTCTCACTGCTTTCCGTGTCTTCAACAACGCCATTCTCAAGACCAACTACTTCACCCCTACCAAGGTCGCCCTGAGCTTCCGTCTTGACCCCTCCTTCCTCCCAGAGGTCGAGTACCCCAAGCCCCTCTACGGCATGTTCCTCGTCATCAGCTCTGAGTCTCGAGGTTTCCACCTCCGATTCAAGGATATCTCTCGTGGTGGTATCCGAATCGTCAAGTCTCGCAACAAGGAGGCTTATGGCATCAACGCCCGCAGCATCTTCGATGAGAACTACGGTCTTGCCAGCACACAGCAGcgcaagaacaaggacattCCCGAGGGTGGCTCCAAGGGTGTCATTCTTTTGGACCCTAAGCAGCAGAACCGTGCCCGTGAGGCTTTCGAGAAGTACATTGATAGtatccttgatcttcttctgcccGCCGAGACCCCTGGTATCAAGAACCCTATTGTCGACCTCTACGGCAAGGAGGAGATCATCTTCATGGGCCCTGACGAGAACACTGCTGAGCTGGTCGACTGGGCTACTGAGCACGCTCGATCCCGTGGCGCCCCCTGGTGGAAGTCCTTCTTCACTGGCAAGTCTCCCAAGCTTGGCGGTATTCCTCACGACACATACGGCATGACCACCCTGTCCGTTCGTGAGTACGTCAAGGGTATCTACCGAAAGCTCGAGCTTGACCCCTCTGCCATCCGCAAGATGCAGACTGGTGGCCCCGATGGTGATCTGGGCAGCAACGAGATCAAGCTTGGTAACGAGAAGTACACTGCCATTGTCGATGGCTCTGGAGTTCTTGCTGACCCCAACGGCCTCGACCGTGACGAGCTTCTGCGCCTTGCCAACGGCCGTAAGATGATCATCGAGTACGATGTTTCTAAGCTGTCTCCCGAGGGTTACCGAGTCCTGTGCGACGACGTCAACATCACTCTCCCCAATGGTGAGGTTATCAACAACGGTACATCGTTCCGTAACACCTTCCATCTCCGTGACACTGGCAGTGTCGACTGCTTCGTCCCTTGTGGTGGTCGTCCCGCCTCCATTGACCTCATCTCGGTCAACCGTCTCATCAAGGATGGAAAGTGCATCATCCCTTACCTCGTTGAGGGAGCCAACCTCTTCATTACCCAGGAGGCTAAGCTTCGCCTTGAGGCTGCTGGCTGCATTCTGTACAAGGATGCCTCTGCCAACAAGGGTGGTGTGACATCGTCCTCCCTTGAGGTTCTTGCTTCTCTGTCCTTCGACGACGAGGGCTTCGTCGAGAACATGTGCCACAATGCCCAGGGCGAGGCTCCTCAGTTCTACCAGGACTACGTCAAGCAGGTTCAGCTCAAGATTCAGGAGAACGCCCGTCTCGAGTTTGAGGCTATCTGGCGCGAGCACGAGCAGACCGGAACTCCCCGATCTATCCTCTCCGACAAGCTCTCTGTTGCCATTACCGATCTCGATGAGAAGCTCCAGCACTCCGACCTCTGGGACAACGAGAAGATCCGCCGATCTGTCCTTCAAGATGCTCTGCCccgtcttctcctcgagaagatTGGTCTCGACACCTTGATTGCTCGCATCCCCGACTCCTACCTCCGAAGCATCTTCGGCTCTTATCTTGCCAGTCGATTTGTGTACGAGTTCGGCAGCAGCCCCAGCCAGTTTGCCTTCTACGACTT TATGTCTAAGCGTATGGCTCAGATCGCCAACTAA
- a CDS encoding hypothetical protein (EggNog:ENOG41): MTRPSIVRADTIDLQDHHSPSAQDHSKSPRLGGNANSLGPHQAETIREVTHEIEDEQRRSPRVSLDNRNSLDEIDSFADELVANSTSGNTRAQGARDNNSNMNQEDALAIAQNGGVSSSDEGELDGDDDLDDDMMDKISSSPSIEDGGCYPVATPAAWPRRVSSLPSQRSSTPSISGSSGTRVCSPYPEPPNSVPSPCAIAQLPRALLTKVRNHRLHGEYNGRDEHHNDAEPEPDDSWTTSNSTAEFHETFEEVEPHARSSSNEGKGTVADNREQDIFYDCDPMLDLFNSDFDDESPDFDPALTVPYEESFEDDDSAISIPDDYNFIDSGWAVECLQDIEDIDFEFVYALHTFVATVEGQANATKGDTMVLLDDSNSYWWLVRVVKDSSIGEYKDFHFHWPVTNEITGYLPAEHIETPTERLARLNKHRNVDLSATMLGDTAEKKQQTFKSPIRFGRKTVTFTSPTYHDYTEIDDYSSDEEDLDDLFAGSTTTAKQDQQQEQKKDRDPASTISIIEDDSSEETARVEPLKPRSNKEVKMAMEPSKVDTVEEEDETRSSEEILFDNKQEGPSRSRNGTVRNTDSFFRDETVETKKITLTPNLLRDDNQPRPSQDSTTKDIKSRGSLDKLDKELMSDKEKKKHQDKSRKEKEKKPSAIRSFFSRKDRKKSVDDDDESFGKRSMDIVSEPRDSESIEEVASPDRQPQRSTSKLQKQLPRTEASPGKGGETSSTMELAAYLAETRVNDVSNVPPASMRIVNPETQETHEVPSNSQSGGDSAKVRSSSAAAQHDDTKALARALGRSASTGGEPRATKTVKPRPLMDLDELSSSDEDDVSQPTNRTTPEQPVEKKPEGGLRPQLPGAFPDSFDATAKPNASTAAGQGQKDRLSESPVQVSPVNTTRPPALEIDTSSQEGRSSSDVPSPELMPGDETPKDSSSTKSAKEPGWDDEKLRAFFDDGEHVRDLLMVVYDKTDVEPVSKDHPVVSGMFREQNAKLAEITTQLDNMLGDWLARKQRLRGSV, encoded by the exons ATGACACGACCATCGATCGTCAGAGCCG ATACTATCgatctccaagatcatcactCTCCATCCGCTCAGGACCACTCGAAGAGCCCACGCCTGGGCGGCAACGCCAACTCCCTAGGTCCCCACCAAGCTGAGACTATTCGTGAGGTCACACACGAGATCGAAGACGAACAGCGACGCTCTCCAAGAGTTTCTCTCGACAACCGCAACAGTCTCGACGAAATTGATTCCTTTGCAGACGAACTTGTCGCCAACTCTACAAGTGGGAATACTCGCGCACAGGGCGCACGCGACAACAATAGCAATATGAACCAAGAAGATGCACTGGCAATTGCGCAGAATGGAGGCGTCTCATCTTCGGATGAGGGCGAGCTCGACGGCGACGATGACCTCGATGACGACATGATGGATAAGATCTCAAGTTCGCCTTcgattgaagatggtgggtGCTACCCCGTCGCTACCCCTGCGGCATGGCCACGCCGTGTCTCTTCCCTACCTTCGCAGAGGAGTAGTACTCCCAGTATCTCTGGTTCAAGCGGCACCAGGGTTTGCTCGCCATATCCTGAACCCCCCAACTCCGTACCCAGTCCATGCGCAATTGCGCAGCTTCCACGAGCATTACTCACGAAAGTCCGGAACCATCGTCTTCATGGTGAGTATAACGGTCGCGACGAGCATCATAACGACGCCGAACCCGAACCCGACGATAGTTGGACAACGTCCAATTCGACGGCCGAATTTCACGAAACGTTTGAAGAGGTCGAACCACACGCTAGGTCCAGCAGTAATGAAG GAAAGGGCACCGTAGCCGATAACAGAGAGCAGGACATTTTCTATGACTGTGATCCAATGCTGGATCTATTCAATTCGGATTTTGACGACGAAAGCCCCGACTTCGATCCCGCACTTACTGTTCCCTACGAAGAATCttttgaagacgatgattcTGCAATCTCCATTCCTGACGACTACAATTTCATTGACTCCGGCTGGGCAGTTGAGTGCTTACAAGACATAGAGGACATTGATTTCGAATTCGTTTACGCCCTTCACACTTTCGTGGCTACCGTTGAAGGTCAAGCAAATGCAACCAAAGGTGACACTATGGTCTTGCTAGACGATAGCAACAGCTACTGGTGGCTAGTCAGAGTTGTTAAAGACAGCAGCATTGGTGAGTACAAAGATTTCCACTTCCACTGGCCAGTGACTAACGAAATAACAGGATACCTACCTGCAGAGCATATTGAAACGCCAACAGAACGTCTAGCACGTCTGAATAAACACAGAAATGTCGAT CTCTCTGCAACTATGTTGGGGGATACggcggagaagaagcagcaaACGTTCAAATCGCCAATTAGATTTGGACGCAAAACGGTCACATTCACCTCACCCACGTACCACGACTACACTGAAATCGACGACTATTCGTctgacgaagaagacttGGATGACTTATTCGCCGGCTCGACCACTACAGCCaagcaagatcaacaacaagaacaaaagaaAGATCGAGATCCAGCTTCAACGATATCGATCATAGAAGATGATTCATCAGAGGAGACCGCCAGGGTTGAGCCTCTTAAGCCCCGTTCAAATAAAGAAGTTAAAATGGCTATGGAGCCGTCAAAGGTTGACACtgtggaagaggaagatgagacgAGAAGCAGTGAGGAAATACTATTCGACAACAAACAGGAAGGCCCCAGCAGATCCCGCAATGGTACCGTCAGAAACACCGACTCTTTCTTTAGAGATGAGACAgtcgagaccaagaagatcactcTCACGCCCAATTTACTACGAGACGACAACCAACCTCGGCCGTCCCAGGACTCAACAACCAAGGATATCAAGTCCCGAGGAAGTCTTGATAAGCTGGACAAGGAGCTCATGTccgacaaggagaagaagaagcaccaaGATAAGTCTcggaaagagaaggaaaagaagccgAGCGCCATCCGAAGCTTCTTTTCCAGAAAGGACAGAAAGAAGTcggttgacgatgatgacgaatcTTTTGGCAAGCGCTCTATGGATATCGTATCGGAGCCTCGGGACAGCGAGTCAATTGAAGAGGTCGCGTCGCCTGATAGACAACCGCAACGGAGTACAAGCAAACTTCAAAAGCAGCTCCCACGAACTGAAGCATCTCCTGGCAAGGGTGGGGAGACCTCGTCGACCATGGAACTCGCAGCTTATCTGGCTGAGACTCGGGTCAACGATGTGTCCAACGTGCCACCGGCGTCGATGCGGATCGTCAATCCCGAGACACAGGAGACACATGAAGTGCCATCAAATTCACAAAGTGGTGGGGATTCGGCCAAGGTACGTTCCTCTTCAGCCGCTGCACAACACGACGATACGAAGGCATTGGCGAGGGCGTTGGGCCGCAGCGCAAGCACAGGAGGCGAGCCTAGGGCAACCAAGACAGTCAAGCCTCGTCCATTGATGGATCTGGATGAACTGTCAAGCtccgacgaggatgatgtgtCTCAGCCTACGAACCGAACGACACCAGAGCAACCCgtcgagaagaagcccgAGGGTGGACTACGGCCACAGCTGCCAGGAGCGTTCCCTGATAGCTTCGATGCAACCGCCAAGCCGAACGCATCCACAGCGGCAGGCCAAGGCCAGAAGGATCGTCTGTCAGAATCACCGGTGCAGGTGTCACCTGTCAACACAACACGGCCACCAGCACTGGAGATCGACACGTCTTCCCAAGAAGGTCGCTCGTCCTCTGATGTACCCTCACCAGAGCTCATGCCTGGTGACGAGACACCTAAGGATAGTAGCTCAACGAAAAGTGCCAAAGAACCTGGCTGGGATGACGAGAAGCTTCGTGCCTTCTTCGACGATGGTGAGCACGTTCGAGATCTTCTCATGGTCGTGTACGACAAGACAGACGTGGAACCTGTTAGCAAAGACCACCCGGTGGTCAGTGGTATGTTTAGAGAACAGAACGCTAAGCTAGCGGAGATAACCACT CAACTTGACAATATGCTCGGGGACTGGTTGGCTAGGAAGCAACGGCTTCGCGGCTCAGTATGA